A portion of the Candidatus Manganitrophaceae bacterium genome contains these proteins:
- a CDS encoding family 10 glycosylhydrolase, which translates to MFNKKFSRRQFIQMSTLVAAGSFCRPLMSMAQTLPTLESRAIFDEGLNWVTNASAVRLLDRIKKAGFNVFMPCVWHGMGTTWPSSLAPWTTQTPRIAGFDPLDNLIKLADGYDIEIHPWFTVTLRQREFLQQYYESGSPENAFDVHNDNFRAFISALITEVALRYPVQGINLDFMTTMGICRGAACIDQYTADTGRKLLADWNLRKLPGYGAQYLIAWQKEATTDILRRVSTKIRGLKKNILISINATPGVYDLTFQGDDSINWVDQGLSDVLYCMDYQPDPDTAKIRTWQAGMKRPQAVALLGGNFDVTSTGVVVARDAARVAQIISEARTIGSGDGVALYIYSRLSDAQIQTLSTGVFKTPAVPHWTRATVS; encoded by the coding sequence GACAATTCATCCAAATGTCGACTCTGGTCGCGGCCGGCTCGTTCTGCCGGCCACTCATGTCGATGGCGCAGACCCTACCGACATTGGAAAGTCGCGCCATATTTGACGAGGGGTTGAATTGGGTCACAAATGCGTCTGCCGTGAGACTTTTGGATCGGATCAAGAAGGCAGGTTTCAATGTCTTCATGCCGTGTGTCTGGCATGGGATGGGAACTACTTGGCCCTCCAGTCTGGCCCCTTGGACCACTCAGACACCCCGCATCGCAGGGTTCGATCCATTGGACAACCTTATCAAGCTGGCAGACGGTTATGATATAGAAATTCATCCGTGGTTCACCGTAACCCTACGGCAGAGAGAGTTTCTACAACAGTATTATGAAAGCGGGAGCCCGGAAAATGCATTTGATGTACACAATGATAATTTTCGTGCTTTTATCTCCGCCCTAATTACTGAAGTCGCATTAAGATATCCGGTTCAGGGAATCAATCTGGACTTTATGACGACCATGGGTATTTGTAGGGGAGCTGCTTGTATCGATCAGTATACGGCCGATACCGGACGAAAGCTTTTAGCTGATTGGAATCTTAGAAAACTGCCCGGTTACGGTGCGCAATACCTTATTGCTTGGCAAAAAGAGGCAACGACCGACATCCTGCGCCGTGTGTCTACAAAAATCCGGGGATTAAAGAAAAATATTCTTATTAGCATAAATGCGACTCCCGGTGTTTATGACCTGACTTTCCAGGGCGATGACAGTATTAATTGGGTCGATCAGGGATTATCAGATGTACTCTATTGCATGGATTATCAACCCGATCCCGATACTGCAAAAATTCGAACCTGGCAGGCGGGGATGAAACGGCCCCAGGCGGTCGCATTACTCGGTGGGAATTTCGATGTGACCTCGACCGGGGTCGTTGTGGCAAGAGATGCTGCGAGGGTGGCTCAAATTATCTCCGAAGCTCGTACGATCGGCTCAGGAGACGGAGTAGCTCTCTACATTTACAGCCGATTAAGCGATGCGCAGATTCAAACACTCTCAACCGGCGTCTTTAAAACGCCTGCGGTGCCGCATTGGACACGCGCGACCGTATCTTAG
- a CDS encoding glycosyltransferase family 4 protein, translating into MKLAVLTNILTPYRIPLFEALQRRIDDLTVLLMAEREENRDWKLSSYRFKTEVLPGVHLRPPGRPVSLHLNYGVTRALRRLNPDMVLSGGFGPANLAACLYCRLSGKKFIGWGELTLREPMRLSTVQKSIRRWITTRSAGSIASSGEAAVFFVHYGAKPETVLKTVTPFNVGAFYDRAEASRREPGFLPQREKYSRPILLSVGRITNIKGYQELFKIYQRVIASRPEASLLIVGDGPERALYEKEARERGWHNVHFVGFVQETELPRYLALSDLFIFHTLYDPFGLVLSEAMAAKVPVVSSIHAAATGDLIEEGVTGFRIDPRDTEAAAGTILNVLKRSPEERTAMTEAAYERVKECDIEPSAEKMVQFMESLFESKERIGADPIRSKAVNHV; encoded by the coding sequence ATGAAGCTGGCCGTCCTGACTAACATCCTAACCCCATATCGGATTCCTCTGTTTGAAGCCTTACAACGCCGTATAGATGATCTCACGGTATTGTTGATGGCGGAGCGGGAGGAAAACCGCGATTGGAAGCTCTCTTCCTATCGGTTTAAGACGGAGGTATTGCCGGGGGTCCATCTTAGGCCCCCCGGTCGTCCGGTTTCGCTTCATCTGAACTATGGCGTGACCCGGGCGTTGCGCCGCCTAAATCCTGATATGGTGTTGAGCGGCGGTTTTGGTCCTGCAAACCTAGCTGCCTGTCTTTATTGTCGTCTTTCCGGGAAAAAATTCATCGGGTGGGGAGAACTCACGCTACGGGAACCGATGCGGCTCTCTACCGTTCAAAAATCGATTCGGCGATGGATCACCACCCGCTCCGCCGGCTCGATTGCTTCATCCGGAGAGGCGGCTGTATTTTTTGTTCATTACGGGGCAAAACCCGAGACGGTTCTAAAAACAGTCACCCCATTTAATGTCGGTGCTTTTTACGACAGGGCGGAGGCGTCCCGGCGTGAACCAGGGTTTCTTCCCCAGCGGGAGAAATATTCACGGCCGATCCTTCTTTCAGTGGGCCGGATAACGAACATCAAGGGATATCAAGAGCTCTTTAAGATCTATCAGCGGGTCATTGCATCGCGTCCGGAAGCGTCGCTGCTGATTGTGGGCGACGGTCCTGAGCGAGCACTTTATGAGAAAGAGGCCAGAGAGCGGGGCTGGCACAATGTCCATTTTGTCGGATTCGTGCAAGAGACAGAACTCCCCCGGTATCTTGCCCTCTCCGATCTTTTTATTTTTCATACTCTGTATGATCCATTTGGATTGGTCCTGAGCGAAGCGATGGCGGCAAAGGTCCCGGTCGTCTCCTCCATTCATGCGGCCGCGACGGGGGATTTGATCGAAGAAGGGGTGACCGGATTCCGAATCGATCCACGGGACACCGAAGCGGCTGCGGGGACGATCTTGAACGTCTTAAAGCGCTCACCGGAAGAGAGAACCGCCATGACCGAAGCGGCTTATGAACGGGTCAAGGAATGTGATATCGAGCCGTCGGCTGAGAAGATGGTTCAATTTATGGAATCGTTGTTTGAATCGAAAGAAAGGATTGGCGCCGACCCGATCCGTTCGAAAGCGGTGAATCATGTCTAA
- a CDS encoding glycosyltransferase family 4 protein, with protein MSKKGIPEKATLLLIGPTPPPYHGVGMAMQAILDSSIATQFRLVHLDITDRRGIGHVDQPDLYDVFLFVKQFFRNGMLIVRERPALFYIPISQTRIGFIRDSLFILPALMMRSRVIVHLHGANFESLADQGGFLWKRYLDFILRRVARFIVLGEMLRPIFGRWAAPDRISVVPNGVIQEKAEMSERRLSAQRPFRILFLSTLCRQKGLFVLLDAIPLIVREEKDVGFEIAGPWASEDVRREAERRLTENGMTDRVRFVGQITGEEKRRFLRSGDLFIFPGVQQEGQPLTVLEAMSEGLPVVATDRGCLRETVAEGVTGFIVPPNSAEAIAEKVIHLIRHPGRRDQLAINAAKRVKESYTVEQFVFRLEEVFGQTLIASGRQNRGGVRLESTP; from the coding sequence ATGTCTAAAAAAGGGATACCGGAGAAAGCAACCCTCCTTTTGATCGGACCGACCCCGCCGCCGTATCACGGCGTCGGGATGGCAATGCAGGCGATTCTTGATTCGTCGATTGCGACGCAGTTTCGTTTGGTGCACCTCGACATTACCGATCGGCGCGGAATCGGCCATGTCGATCAGCCCGATCTCTATGATGTCTTTCTTTTTGTGAAGCAGTTTTTCCGGAATGGGATGTTGATCGTCCGGGAGCGGCCGGCATTGTTTTATATTCCGATCTCCCAGACGCGGATCGGGTTCATCCGGGACAGCCTCTTCATCCTCCCGGCGTTAATGATGAGATCTCGGGTGATCGTTCATCTTCATGGCGCGAATTTCGAATCCTTGGCGGACCAGGGGGGATTCCTTTGGAAACGGTATCTTGATTTTATCCTTCGGCGGGTCGCGCGGTTCATTGTGCTCGGTGAAATGCTCCGGCCGATCTTTGGTCGCTGGGCGGCCCCGGATCGGATCTCGGTGGTTCCGAATGGGGTGATCCAGGAAAAGGCTGAAATGTCGGAGCGGCGTTTGAGCGCGCAACGACCATTTCGTATTCTCTTCTTATCGACCCTTTGTCGACAAAAGGGATTGTTCGTTTTACTCGATGCGATTCCGCTGATCGTTCGCGAGGAGAAGGACGTGGGGTTCGAGATCGCCGGCCCGTGGGCATCAGAGGATGTGCGTCGGGAAGCGGAGCGCCGGCTGACCGAAAATGGGATGACGGACCGGGTCCGTTTTGTCGGTCAGATCACCGGCGAGGAAAAGCGCCGCTTTCTGAGATCGGGCGACCTCTTCATCTTTCCGGGCGTGCAACAGGAGGGGCAGCCGCTCACGGTGTTGGAAGCGATGAGCGAAGGGCTTCCGGTGGTTGCGACCGACCGGGGATGCCTGCGGGAGACGGTGGCCGAGGGGGTCACCGGGTTTATCGTTCCCCCCAATTCGGCCGAAGCGATCGCCGAGAAGGTGATTCATCTCATCCGCCATCCCGGCCGACGTGATCAGTTAGCGATCAATGCCGCAAAGCGGGTGAAGGAGAGTTATACGGTGGAGCAGTTTGTTTTTCGGTTGGAGGAGGTTTTTGGCCAAACGCTGATCGCTTCAGGGCGACAAAACCGAGGCGGGGTACGCCTGGAGTCGACGCCATGA
- a CDS encoding DUF362 domain-containing protein has product MLSHSVQVISAKTYGEDLDRYLPDTLFLQIKPGDTVVLKPNWVSESHKYRLDDWEYVITHPAVITAVLRKVLARLGGEGKVIITDGPTTEASFAKLISHYPVADWKMLAHDAHVELEVFDLREHEWETRDGIVVKRMALPGDPRGKTEIDLVNELSEFRGHLKSKRGYCGADYDLSEVNRAHDGHHNLYSVSRSVLEADVFINLPKLKTHRKAGITCCLKNLVGINTYKNYLPHHSEGGPSEGGDQFPTDNVNARLEGPLMAFLKQYVLKNPMVARVLSPLNAVGRAVFGDTREVIRSGNWYGNDTLWRMVLDLNKVLFYGNPDGTLRQDLLINAKCYIGIVDAILAGEGHGPLAPEPVEMGYLICGTNPVAIDAVSASLMGFDPLKIPCIARAFQVDQYRLCDFNLEEIRVEVDGAAFLIHDLPQAYCISCEPQFGWKGHIEKIEYVTTAAN; this is encoded by the coding sequence ATGCTAAGTCATTCAGTACAAGTCATCTCTGCCAAAACATATGGAGAAGATCTCGATCGCTACCTGCCGGATACGCTCTTTTTACAAATTAAGCCGGGCGATACCGTCGTCCTGAAACCGAATTGGGTCAGCGAGTCACACAAGTATCGTCTCGATGATTGGGAATATGTCATCACCCATCCAGCCGTGATTACAGCCGTGTTGCGCAAAGTCCTGGCTCGGCTCGGTGGAGAGGGGAAGGTCATCATCACCGACGGTCCAACGACGGAGGCCTCGTTCGCCAAGCTGATCAGCCATTATCCGGTCGCCGATTGGAAAATGCTGGCGCACGATGCGCATGTCGAACTGGAGGTCTTTGATCTACGAGAACACGAATGGGAGACCCGGGACGGAATCGTGGTAAAACGGATGGCGCTTCCAGGGGATCCGCGTGGGAAAACGGAGATTGACCTTGTGAATGAACTGAGTGAATTCCGTGGGCATCTAAAATCGAAGCGGGGCTACTGCGGCGCCGACTATGACTTAAGCGAGGTCAACCGGGCGCATGACGGCCACCACAATCTCTATAGCGTCTCCCGGAGTGTCCTGGAGGCCGATGTCTTCATTAACCTGCCGAAATTGAAGACCCACCGGAAAGCCGGTATTACCTGCTGCTTGAAGAACCTCGTCGGGATCAATACGTATAAGAATTATTTGCCGCATCATTCAGAGGGGGGTCCGTCCGAGGGGGGAGATCAATTTCCAACCGACAACGTCAATGCTAGACTCGAAGGTCCTTTGATGGCGTTCCTGAAACAGTATGTCCTGAAAAACCCGATGGTGGCCCGGGTATTGAGCCCCCTCAATGCCGTCGGGCGGGCTGTTTTCGGAGACACCCGGGAGGTGATCCGGAGCGGGAACTGGTATGGCAATGACACCCTCTGGCGGATGGTTCTCGACCTGAACAAGGTCCTTTTCTATGGCAACCCCGATGGCACCCTTCGTCAAGATCTTTTGATCAATGCAAAATGCTATATCGGAATTGTGGATGCGATTCTGGCGGGGGAAGGGCATGGTCCGCTGGCGCCGGAACCGGTGGAGATGGGATATCTCATTTGTGGAACCAATCCGGTAGCGATTGATGCCGTCAGTGCTTCTCTGATGGGATTTGATCCTCTTAAAATTCCGTGCATCGCCCGGGCCTTTCAGGTGGACCAGTATCGACTCTGCGATTTTAATCTGGAAGAAATCCGCGTTGAGGTGGACGGAGCAGCGTTTCTTATCCACGACCTTCCACAAGCGTATTGTATCTCCTGTGAACCGCAGTTCGGATGGAAAGGTCATATCGAGAAAATAGAGTATGTGACCACTGCAGCAAATTAA
- a CDS encoding phenylacetate--CoA ligase family protein codes for MMALLHNVKTWTTQNITRLPIGMNRWLLALNRRPDYLFGAEYTRYRGFLREASVFYDNTPSLLEAVNRAIKEVGYYRDAYGGKKIRSVAEFEETIGFIDKDTILENYDRFVSPTINLEAYDTGTTGGTSGKPLTFIAPKKRYVVELATMHSLWEQAGYDFSVRAVIRNHRLEGDRDFLINPLTREVIFDGFRLTDDYFLFIYETLRRLKIRFIHCYPSTAYEFATFIHRKGLDPSLITAFLSGSENIFDYQLELIQNRLGIRFYNWYGHSEKLVLAGYCAGTDHYHVEPTYGYFELIDEKGRVVREPGGQGEIVGTSFHNPGMPFIRYRTGDVAELVGDHCDACGRRLPVLKDIQGRWSGNRIYNGDGTFVTTTALNLHNELYQVINGIQYLQERKGELTVLVVKSSDYREGHEASLYRHFKEKLHPETVVTIQYTDRLLRKPNGKFVHILSSVDAGALHPVPDSLERESKGVHRGSAEIDRDRIDILRGK; via the coding sequence ATGATGGCGCTTCTTCATAACGTAAAAACCTGGACCACACAGAACATTACCCGTCTGCCGATCGGGATGAATCGCTGGCTCCTGGCCCTCAACCGGAGACCCGATTACCTGTTCGGTGCGGAGTACACCCGTTATCGGGGCTTTCTGCGAGAAGCGTCTGTTTTCTACGACAATACCCCTTCCCTTTTGGAAGCGGTGAACCGTGCAATAAAAGAGGTCGGCTATTACCGCGACGCTTACGGCGGGAAGAAGATACGCTCGGTTGCCGAATTTGAGGAGACAATCGGCTTTATCGATAAAGACACGATCTTGGAGAACTATGATCGGTTCGTCAGTCCAACGATTAACCTTGAGGCGTATGACACCGGGACCACCGGCGGGACCAGCGGCAAGCCGCTCACCTTCATCGCTCCCAAAAAGCGCTATGTGGTTGAGCTTGCCACGATGCATTCTCTTTGGGAGCAGGCGGGGTATGACTTCTCTGTCCGGGCGGTCATTCGGAACCATCGGCTGGAGGGCGACCGGGATTTTTTAATTAATCCATTGACGCGGGAGGTGATCTTCGACGGCTTCCGTCTCACGGACGACTATTTTTTGTTCATCTATGAGACCCTTCGTCGTCTGAAAATTCGCTTCATCCACTGCTATCCGTCGACCGCGTATGAGTTCGCGACTTTTATTCATCGGAAGGGGCTTGATCCCTCTCTGATTACGGCGTTCCTCTCCGGTTCGGAAAATATTTTCGACTATCAGTTGGAGCTCATTCAGAACCGACTCGGAATCCGCTTTTACAATTGGTATGGCCACAGTGAAAAACTGGTTTTGGCCGGCTACTGCGCCGGGACCGACCACTATCATGTAGAGCCGACCTACGGCTATTTCGAGCTGATCGACGAAAAAGGCCGCGTCGTCCGCGAACCGGGGGGGCAAGGGGAGATCGTCGGAACCTCCTTCCACAACCCCGGGATGCCATTCATTCGATATCGGACCGGCGACGTTGCCGAACTCGTCGGCGATCACTGCGACGCGTGTGGGCGCCGGCTTCCGGTTCTCAAGGACATTCAAGGGCGCTGGAGCGGCAATCGGATCTACAATGGAGACGGAACCTTCGTGACCACGACCGCCTTGAACCTCCACAACGAACTGTATCAAGTCATCAACGGCATTCAATATCTGCAGGAGCGAAAAGGGGAGCTGACCGTGTTGGTGGTCAAATCCTCCGATTACAGGGAGGGCCATGAAGCCTCTCTTTACCGCCATTTTAAAGAGAAACTTCATCCCGAGACGGTAGTGACAATCCAATATACCGATCGACTGCTGCGCAAACCGAACGGCAAGTTCGTCCATATCCTCAGCAGCGTCGACGCCGGCGCACTCCATCCTGTTCCTGATTCGTTGGAGAGAGAGTCGAAGGGGGTGCACAGGGGATCGGCGGAAATCGATCGAGATCGAATAGACATTTTGAGGGGAAAATGA
- a CDS encoding bi-domain-containing oxidoreductase, with protein sequence MKQIIQNYRTGVLKVDEVPAPTVREGGLLVENQASLISAGTERSTVQVAQKSLAGKAMDRPDLVKKVLAKIKKEGITDTLRMVFERLDTPAALGYSCAGTVLEMGKKVEGFSVGDRVACAGQNYASHAGIVFVPMNLSVKIPDGVDFEEASFVALGAIALQGVRQAEPQLGDRIAVIGLGLLGQLTVQLLKAAGCHVVATDLDPEKLILAKALGADEAVGPDRLVDAAADVTLGQGVDAVIITASTKENGPVEVAGTICRRKGRVIVVGAVGMTLPREPYYKKELELRLSTSYGPGRYDADYEEKGHDYPYGYVRWTERRNMEAFLHLIQQKKIDVKRLVTHRYPIQEAEQAYQMMMENREPYLGILVVYPPEERRPQDRTIQLRPAKQTGTLQLGIVGAGSHVKDRLLPKLAEMKEVTLRAICTGNGLHAKAVAEKSGAVYCSSDYREVLKDDAVTAVLIGTRHQDHGTMVVESLRAGKHVFVEKPLCLTEAELEEIAAVYSAKANDGLQLMVGFNRRFSPHMEEARRFFQGRRNPLVMLYRVNAGAIPPEHWIQDPEIGGGRIVGEGCHFIDFMQALCGAPATSVQGRKIGQHSSGLTEDQSLLSLTFGDGSIGTLLYAAGGDPSLPKERFEAFGDGKAWVMDDFVASEFHANGKQSKFKSGKQDKGFQGELAQFVESVLRGSGPAIPFEEIRAVTLACLRGVESFKTGQVYSL encoded by the coding sequence ATGAAACAGATCATTCAAAATTACCGAACCGGCGTTTTAAAGGTAGACGAGGTTCCGGCGCCGACCGTCCGCGAAGGCGGCCTTCTCGTTGAGAACCAGGCCTCTCTGATCAGCGCCGGCACGGAGCGCTCGACGGTCCAGGTGGCGCAAAAGAGCTTGGCGGGAAAAGCGATGGACCGGCCTGACCTGGTGAAAAAAGTGCTCGCCAAAATCAAGAAAGAGGGGATCACCGACACGTTGAGGATGGTCTTTGAGCGGCTCGACACCCCCGCGGCGCTCGGCTACAGCTGCGCCGGGACGGTGCTGGAGATGGGAAAGAAGGTCGAGGGGTTCTCGGTCGGCGACCGGGTCGCCTGCGCCGGGCAGAATTACGCCTCCCATGCCGGCATCGTCTTTGTCCCGATGAATCTCTCCGTCAAAATTCCGGACGGGGTCGATTTTGAGGAGGCATCATTCGTGGCGCTCGGCGCGATCGCCCTGCAGGGGGTCCGCCAAGCCGAGCCGCAGTTGGGCGACCGGATCGCCGTGATCGGACTCGGTCTGCTCGGCCAGCTGACCGTCCAGCTGCTGAAGGCGGCCGGATGTCACGTCGTGGCAACCGATCTCGATCCGGAAAAGTTGATCCTCGCCAAAGCGCTCGGCGCCGACGAGGCGGTCGGGCCCGATCGGTTGGTCGATGCAGCCGCCGATGTCACGCTAGGGCAGGGGGTCGATGCGGTCATCATCACCGCGAGCACCAAAGAGAATGGTCCGGTCGAGGTGGCCGGAACGATCTGCCGGAGAAAAGGACGGGTCATCGTCGTCGGGGCGGTCGGAATGACCCTCCCCCGCGAGCCCTATTACAAGAAGGAGCTGGAGCTGCGCCTCTCCACTTCGTATGGACCGGGCCGGTACGATGCCGATTATGAAGAGAAGGGGCACGACTATCCCTACGGCTATGTCCGCTGGACCGAGCGGCGGAACATGGAGGCCTTTCTGCACCTGATTCAGCAGAAGAAGATCGATGTCAAACGGCTGGTCACCCACCGCTATCCGATTCAGGAGGCGGAGCAGGCGTATCAGATGATGATGGAAAACCGGGAGCCGTACCTCGGCATTCTGGTCGTCTATCCTCCGGAAGAGCGCCGCCCGCAGGATCGGACGATCCAGCTCCGCCCGGCGAAGCAGACCGGGACGCTGCAGCTCGGCATCGTCGGGGCGGGGAGCCATGTCAAAGACCGCCTCCTCCCCAAGCTGGCCGAGATGAAAGAGGTGACCCTCCGCGCCATCTGCACCGGCAACGGGCTGCATGCCAAGGCGGTTGCCGAGAAGAGCGGCGCGGTGTACTGCTCCAGCGACTATCGAGAAGTTTTGAAAGATGACGCCGTGACGGCCGTCTTGATCGGCACGCGCCATCAGGATCATGGAACGATGGTGGTCGAATCGCTCCGAGCCGGGAAACATGTCTTTGTCGAAAAGCCGCTCTGCCTGACGGAGGCGGAGCTCGAGGAGATCGCTGCAGTCTATTCGGCGAAGGCGAACGACGGGCTCCAACTGATGGTCGGGTTCAACCGGCGGTTCTCTCCCCACATGGAAGAGGCGAGACGCTTCTTTCAGGGGAGGAGGAACCCGCTGGTGATGTTGTATCGGGTGAACGCCGGGGCGATTCCGCCGGAGCATTGGATCCAGGACCCCGAGATCGGCGGGGGACGGATCGTCGGAGAAGGATGTCATTTTATCGATTTCATGCAGGCGCTCTGCGGCGCACCCGCCACCTCAGTGCAGGGTCGGAAGATCGGGCAACACAGCTCCGGGTTGACCGAGGACCAGAGCCTTCTCTCCTTGACCTTCGGCGACGGCTCGATCGGCACCCTATTATACGCAGCGGGAGGAGATCCTTCCCTTCCGAAGGAGCGATTCGAGGCGTTCGGGGATGGAAAGGCCTGGGTGATGGACGATTTCGTCGCCTCCGAATTTCACGCGAACGGGAAGCAGAGCAAATTCAAATCGGGAAAGCAGGACAAAGGGTTTCAAGGAGAGCTCGCTCAGTTTGTCGAATCGGTGCTCCGGGGATCGGGTCCGGCGATCCCGTTTGAAGAGATCCGGGCGGTCACCCTGGCCTGTCTGCGGGGGGTCGAGAGTTTTAAAACCGGTCAGGTCTATTCGCTTTAG
- a CDS encoding alginate lyase family protein: MAQVKGKMGGLRWVVRRLRAMGPAELVHRVGEQCALRVMQVQHRIGRKQARQRYVDVSAFEFCFGTKPRLPELQWSFPKDPALAEQLLAGKLPGFGFEWQWRPEAGVWHAAPDTGREWPSVFFGAIRYRPGNPYGDIRIAWEPARLQQLVGLALLAKQSSPEISDRAVALLEAQLLSWVEANRFGVGIHYISAMECALRLIAVCHALDLVREKLQQPDRIWPTLVGLVESHAALIAKRLSLHSSAGNHTIAEAAGLVYAGFLFPELQGATRWRSRGLALLEEEANHQILPDGGGVEQAFGYLRFILDLYGLVMELLDCKQRMIPQTIRAAVQRGGRFLGAMQGGAARPPSIGDDDRGAALSPYLRWSWDQTGWDPGWTAFKESGYSLFCGDGSPSGRTEKSTLLFDHGGLGMAPLYGHGHADALSVTLRRGETEMLVDPGTYTYNGEARWRAYFRGTAAHNTVTVDGLDQAVQESPFIWSKPFRAKIVRREEIPGGGVRLLARHNGYARIGVTHWRAVVYQPPRGWLIWDWLSGEGEHTLELHWHLGLTPEKEGTSLFLSHPTERLSLSVEGGDLTLHRGETEPILGWQSPGYGIKEPITTARVRYRGSLPHEFITRIGIPSLSEKDPGISEALSLLRRWVS; the protein is encoded by the coding sequence ATGGCACAAGTAAAAGGGAAAATGGGGGGTCTTCGATGGGTGGTCCGGCGTCTGCGGGCGATGGGTCCGGCCGAGCTGGTTCATCGCGTCGGCGAGCAATGCGCCCTTCGGGTGATGCAGGTGCAGCACCGGATCGGCCGAAAACAGGCGCGGCAGCGGTATGTCGATGTCTCGGCGTTTGAGTTCTGCTTCGGCACAAAGCCGAGGCTTCCGGAGCTTCAATGGTCTTTTCCAAAAGATCCGGCGCTCGCCGAACAGCTCCTTGCAGGGAAGCTCCCCGGATTCGGATTCGAGTGGCAATGGCGGCCGGAGGCCGGGGTCTGGCATGCCGCTCCCGACACCGGGCGCGAATGGCCTTCGGTTTTTTTCGGCGCGATTCGCTACCGGCCGGGCAATCCATATGGGGATATTCGGATCGCTTGGGAGCCCGCCCGCCTTCAGCAGTTGGTCGGGCTGGCATTGTTGGCGAAGCAGTCGTCGCCCGAAATCAGCGATCGGGCGGTGGCGCTGCTGGAAGCGCAGCTCCTCTCCTGGGTGGAGGCCAACCGGTTCGGGGTCGGGATTCATTATATCTCCGCGATGGAGTGCGCGCTTCGCCTGATCGCCGTCTGCCATGCCCTCGACCTCGTTCGGGAGAAATTGCAGCAGCCCGACCGGATCTGGCCGACCTTGGTCGGGCTGGTGGAGAGCCATGCGGCGCTGATCGCCAAGCGGTTGTCGCTCCACTCCTCTGCCGGAAACCATACGATCGCGGAAGCGGCCGGGCTCGTCTATGCCGGCTTCCTTTTCCCGGAGCTGCAGGGGGCGACCCGGTGGCGGTCGCGCGGTCTCGCCTTGTTGGAAGAGGAGGCGAACCATCAAATTTTGCCCGACGGCGGCGGGGTCGAACAGGCGTTCGGCTATCTTCGCTTTATCCTCGATCTCTATGGGCTCGTGATGGAATTGCTCGATTGCAAGCAGCGGATGATTCCGCAGACCATCCGAGCGGCCGTTCAGCGGGGCGGTCGCTTTCTCGGCGCAATGCAAGGGGGAGCGGCGCGGCCTCCCTCGATCGGGGATGACGACCGGGGCGCGGCCCTCTCTCCCTATTTACGGTGGTCTTGGGATCAGACAGGATGGGACCCCGGCTGGACCGCTTTCAAGGAGAGCGGCTATTCGCTCTTCTGCGGCGACGGGAGTCCAAGCGGTCGGACCGAAAAGAGCACCCTTCTCTTCGATCATGGCGGGCTGGGGATGGCGCCGTTGTATGGCCATGGCCATGCCGATGCGCTGTCGGTCACCCTCCGGAGGGGCGAAACGGAGATGCTGGTCGATCCGGGAACCTATACTTACAACGGAGAGGCCCGGTGGCGGGCGTACTTCCGGGGAACCGCGGCGCACAATACGGTCACGGTCGATGGCCTCGATCAGGCGGTTCAGGAGAGCCCATTCATTTGGTCCAAACCATTCCGAGCCAAGATCGTCCGACGCGAAGAGATTCCGGGCGGCGGGGTGCGCCTGCTCGCCCGCCACAATGGCTATGCGCGAATCGGGGTGACCCATTGGCGGGCGGTGGTCTACCAGCCGCCGCGCGGGTGGCTGATCTGGGACTGGCTCTCCGGCGAAGGAGAGCATACGTTGGAGCTGCATTGGCATCTCGGCCTCACGCCGGAGAAAGAGGGAACGTCCCTTTTCCTCTCGCATCCGACGGAGCGGCTTTCGCTTTCAGTGGAGGGGGGGGATCTCACCTTGCATCGGGGGGAGACCGAGCCGATCTTGGGGTGGCAATCGCCCGGCTATGGGATAAAGGAGCCGATCACGACCGCGCGGGTCCGCTATCGCGGATCGCTGCCGCACGAGTTTATCACCCGGATCGGGATCCCCTCTCTTTCGGAAAAGGATCCTGGAATTTCGGAAGCGCTCTCTTTGTTGCGGAGGTGGGTTTCATGA